One genomic region from Argentina anserina chromosome 2, drPotAnse1.1, whole genome shotgun sequence encodes:
- the LOC126783842 gene encoding cysteine proteinase inhibitor 1-like, with protein MMQSNCLLLLLSLFLFATLLADGERLCDGELVCTVERADINDSRVKEMAEFAVSEFNKTSRNKELVFQNVVSGLVQLVQGLRYTLVIAVRDESLPSSPILNYEACVLEVPWMNSTTLDSFRQVYYDTVIKVSEIDRSKLPY; from the coding sequence ATGATGCAATCAAAttgcctcctcctcctcctctccctctttctctttgCTACCCTCCTCGCCGACGGCGAACGTTTGTGTGATGGCGAACTTGTGTGTACAGTCGAGCGGGCTGACATCAACGACTCCCGCGTGAAAGAAATGGCAGAGTTCGCTGTGTCCGAGTTCAATAAGACATCCCGGAATAAAGAGTTGGTGTTCCAGAATGTGGTCAGCGGCCTTGTTCAGCTAGTACAGGGACTCAGGTATACACTTGTCATTGCGGTTAGGGATGAGTCCTTGCCTTCTAGCCCAATTCTGAATTATGAGGCTTGCGTTCTTGAGGTCCCTTGGATGAACTCCACGACGCTGGATTCATTCCGCCAAGTTTACTATGACACCGTCATTAAAGTTTCCGAAATTGATCGCTCAAAGCTTCCATATTGA